The stretch of DNA TGCGGCAGGATTATCAGGACGAAGCTCTGGGCCGGGGTAAAGCCCGCGGCCAACGCGGCTTCGCTCTGCCCGGCCGGTATAGCCTTCAGGCCGGCGCGGAAAAGCTCTGCGACCTGGGCCGCGAAACACAACGCCAGGCCCGCAATCGCCGCGCCGAAAGCATCAAGGACAATCCCGACACCCGGCAAGCCGAAATAAATCAGAAACAGAACCGCCAGCAGCGGCACGCCACGCACGATCGTCACATAGAGAGCCGCAAAATACCGCAGCGCTGCGAAACTGGATTTCTGGCAGAGCGAAAGCAGCAGGCCGAAAACGAATGCCAGGGCAAACGCACAAACGGAAAGCAGGGCCGTATTCACCATCGCCCGCAGCAGCAGAGGCAGCCATTCGGCACCATAATCGCCATAGGGCGCCAGGAAAGCACTCATCCTTTCAATCTCCCGTAACGTCTTTCGAGGAACTGCGTTGCCTGCATCAATGGCAGGCTCAGCAACAGGTAGAGTGCCGCCGCCGTCGCATAGATCATTGTTGTCTGGAAGGACGACGTCACCATTGAACGGGCGAAGAACATGATTTCCGGCGCCGCAATGGCCGAGACGACGGATGTATCCTTGAGAAGCTGCACCGCGTAGTTTCCGAGCCCCGGAAGCGCTATCCGCATGGCCTGCGGCGTCAGGATCTCAAAGATGGTCTGGAGTGGGGTCAGCCCTGCAGCAAGCGCCGCCTCCGCCTGCCCGCCAGGCAGCGCGGCGAAACCGGCGCGAAAGATTGCGCAGGTGATCGCCGCCCCGATGAGCCCGAGGCCCAGGATGGCCGCCGTGATCGACGTCAATTTCACGCCGAGGCTGGCAAGCCCGAAGTAGAGGATAAACAGATGCGTCAAGGCCGGCACATTGCAGAGAATCTCGCAGCAGGCATCGATCGCCAGATCGATGAATTTGATCCCGGAAAATTGCCTGAGCAGGGCGAGAAGGAACCCGAAGGCGGCTGCGAGCGCCAGTGAGGCGACCGTGACGAAAACGGTTACGCCAAGCCCGGCGACAAGCCCCTCGACGACCGAGAAGAATACGGAAAATCCAATCATGACACGCCTAGTGCCGGATCTTGTTGAGAAACGCTTGCGTGCGCGCTTCCCGAGGAGCGGTTATGACCTGGCGTGCCGGGCCGGATTCCACGATCGTGCCGCCGTCGAGAAACAGAACGCGGTCGGCAATCTCGCGTGCAAACGCGATCTCGTGCGTGACGATCAGCATCGTGCG from Rhizobium leguminosarum bv. trifolii WSM1325 encodes:
- a CDS encoding polar amino acid ABC transporter, inner membrane subunit (TIGRFAM: polar amino acid ABC transporter, inner membrane subunit~PFAM: binding-protein-dependent transport systems inner membrane component~KEGG: pol:Bpro_1388 amino acid ABC transporter, permease protein, 3-TM region, His/Glu/Gln/Arg/opine), with product MSAFLAPYGDYGAEWLPLLLRAMVNTALLSVCAFALAFVFGLLLSLCQKSSFAALRYFAALYVTIVRGVPLLAVLFLIYFGLPGVGIVLDAFGAAIAGLALCFAAQVAELFRAGLKAIPAGQSEAALAAGFTPAQSFVLIILPQVARVILAPMIITFVSLLKDSSLASLITVNELVLTGRSMATEYFLPLQIYIAVGLCYFAIAWPFSVLSRRLALSAAR
- a CDS encoding polar amino acid ABC transporter, inner membrane subunit (TIGRFAM: polar amino acid ABC transporter, inner membrane subunit~PFAM: binding-protein-dependent transport systems inner membrane component~KEGG: pol:Bpro_1389 amino acid ABC transporter, permease protein, 3-TM region, His/Glu/Gln/Arg/opine); this translates as MIGFSVFFSVVEGLVAGLGVTVFVTVASLALAAAFGFLLALLRQFSGIKFIDLAIDACCEILCNVPALTHLFILYFGLASLGVKLTSITAAILGLGLIGAAITCAIFRAGFAALPGGQAEAALAAGLTPLQTIFEILTPQAMRIALPGLGNYAVQLLKDTSVVSAIAAPEIMFFARSMVTSSFQTTMIYATAAALYLLLSLPLMQATQFLERRYGRLKG